The genomic region GTCAGGTAATACCCTATCACGAGGTTCCCGGCGGAGAAGATGAACCTCGTCGCCACGTAATACAGGAAGATGAGAAAACTGTAGCGGCTCACCGTCGCCAGCGTCTCCCTGGTGACAAGCCCGGGACGCAGCCTGAGACCTGGATCGGCCCTGAACACATAGATCGCCCGTATCGCCCCGGCTACCATGGTCGAGACGAGGTGGGCGATGGCGATGGCGATCAGCCGGTACCCCATCAGGACCGCGATCACAATGAAGAGGCTCCGGACGAAGAGGATGGCCAGAGATATGCCCGCGACGTGATCATATCGCTGTATCCCCCTCATGTAACCGGTAAAAAAACCCAGAGGAAGGGTCAATCCGATCTGGAGGCCGATGATGAGCGTGACCCACTGCGCGTCGGCGATCTCTTCCCGGGGGATACTGAAATGGTGCAGAAAGCCGAAGGCCATCACGATCGAGACCGCGAAGGCCAGCACCCCCGCCGCCACGAAGACATAATACGCGCTGCTGCACACACTGCTCAGGCCCTCGCTGTCACCCTTCGCCCGATACTCCGCGACATATTTCACGACGGACCCGCTCACCCCGAAATCGAAGAGGCCGAGAAAACCGGTGAAACTTATGATGAGGACCCAGATCCCGTATTGCGTATCGCCGAGACGGTGGACAAGAAAGGGCATCATGAGGAACTGGACGGCGGCGCCTATGGCAAAGGACCCCCAGTTCGACAGGATGTTCTTCACTATTTGAATGGACATTTCCATGGGATCACACCGTGAGGGACGCCCGGCCGGCTTCCGCACTCCTGCCCCTGCCGGGAGATACCCCCGCGTGCCCGTTCAGGGAAAACAGAGTTTCATACTCTGCGACCCATTTTTCACAGCCATGTTCCCTGAGAACATACTCTGAACTTCTTTCCGACAGCCCCCGGGCGAGTTCCCCGTCGGCGAGCACCCTGAAGAGGGCATCCGAGAGCCTTGCGGGGTCGTCCGATGGAACGAGAAGGCCCGTACTGCCGTCGACAATGACGTCCCGTATGCCCGGGACATCCGTTCCCACCACGGGAAGGCCGGCAGACATGGCCTCAAGGAGGGACAGGGGCAGGCCCTCCCTGAACGAGCTCAGGCAATAGACGTCCATGATCCTCATGATCTCGGGGACATCATCCCTGGCACCGAGGAGAAGCACTCTGCCCTCGAGGCCCATCCCGGCGATGAGCGCCTCCAGGTCCTCTCTCC from Syntrophorhabdus sp. harbors:
- a CDS encoding glycosyltransferase yields the protein MGRPWRILGGALMRLADGAIGVSPDVSEAVRCRFHLPDEKVLTLTNAVDHSRFAVDVDARSKRRELGIAENDRVIGCVGNLRRDKNYPNLLRAFRLLGERVRGAKLVIAGEGKRREDLEALIAGMGLEGRVLLLGARDDVPEIMRIMDVYCLSSFREGLPLSLLEAMSAGLPVVGTDVPGIRDVIVDGSTGLLVPSDDPARLSDALFRVLADGELARGLSERSSEYVLREHGCEKWVAEYETLFSLNGHAGVSPGRGRSAEAGRASLTV